In Rhodoferax koreense, a genomic segment contains:
- a CDS encoding SDR family oxidoreductase gives MDLGISGRSALVCASSKGLGRACAISLAREGARLTLVARGVEALERTAAEIRATTGADVVTVAADVTTDAGRAAVLAACPQPDILVTNAGGPKPGDFRDWDRDAWIAALDANMLTPIALIKATVDGMIARRFGRIVNITSGAVKAPIDILGLSNGARSGLTGFVAGLARVTVAHNVTINNLLPGPFETDRLKETAAQWAAKSGKTVEAVIAERGAANPARRLGDPAEFGDACAYLCSAQAGFITGQNLLLDGGHYPGTF, from the coding sequence ATGGATCTCGGAATCTCCGGACGCAGCGCACTGGTGTGCGCCTCGAGCAAGGGCCTGGGCCGTGCCTGTGCCATTTCGCTGGCGCGCGAAGGCGCCCGCCTGACGCTGGTGGCGCGTGGCGTGGAAGCCCTGGAGCGCACCGCCGCAGAAATTCGTGCCACCACGGGCGCCGATGTCGTCACCGTGGCCGCCGACGTGACCACCGACGCCGGCCGCGCCGCGGTGTTGGCCGCGTGCCCGCAGCCCGATATCCTGGTCACCAACGCGGGCGGCCCCAAGCCTGGCGATTTCCGCGACTGGGACCGCGACGCCTGGATCGCCGCACTCGACGCCAACATGCTCACGCCCATCGCCCTCATCAAGGCCACGGTGGACGGCATGATCGCGCGCCGCTTCGGCCGCATCGTCAACATCACCTCGGGCGCGGTGAAGGCGCCCATCGACATCCTGGGCCTGTCCAACGGTGCGCGCTCCGGCCTCACCGGTTTTGTGGCCGGCCTGGCACGCGTCACCGTGGCCCACAACGTCACCATCAACAACCTGCTGCCCGGCCCGTTCGAGACCGACCGCCTCAAGGAAACCGCTGCGCAGTGGGCCGCCAAGAGCGGCAAGACGGTCGAGGCCGTGATCGCCGAACGCGGTGCCGCCAACCCCGCGCGCCGCCTGGGCGACCCGGCGGAATTCGGCGATGCCTGTGCCTACCTGTGCAGCGCACAGGCCGGCTTCATCACCGGGCAAAACCTGCTGCTCGATGGCGGCCACTACCCCGGCACTTTCTGA
- a CDS encoding dihydrodipicolinate synthase family protein yields MTANPATTDRLATAKGVFTICPTPFAADGALDLASIASLVDFQLEAGVDGLAILGFLGESHKLSQEERGQVIRAFIAQAKGRVPVWVGVRALGIAGAVEQAREAEALGAGAVFVAPLDTTADAVQFDYYRTVAQAVKIPVVIHDFPDSFGTEIGAELVARLGREGGVGMIKMEEPPVGQKISRILELAQGSMKVFGGLGGVYFLEELQRGAVGTMTGFAFPEILVRIYQHHAAGNHAAAAATFDRYCPLIRYEFQPKMGLALRKTTYMRRGVIACDAIRSPGMRMDPITARELEATVQRVGLSLDQRSPFVIA; encoded by the coding sequence ATGACCGCAAACCCCGCCACCACCGACCGCCTTGCCACCGCCAAAGGCGTGTTCACCATCTGCCCGACGCCCTTTGCGGCGGACGGCGCGCTCGACCTGGCCAGCATCGCTTCGCTGGTCGACTTCCAGTTGGAGGCCGGTGTCGATGGCCTGGCCATCCTGGGCTTCCTGGGCGAGTCGCACAAGCTGTCGCAGGAAGAACGCGGCCAGGTGATCCGCGCCTTCATCGCCCAGGCCAAGGGCCGCGTGCCGGTATGGGTGGGTGTACGCGCCCTGGGCATCGCCGGCGCGGTGGAGCAGGCGCGTGAAGCCGAAGCACTCGGCGCCGGCGCCGTGTTCGTGGCGCCGCTGGACACCACGGCCGACGCCGTGCAGTTCGACTACTACCGCACCGTGGCCCAGGCGGTGAAGATTCCGGTCGTCATCCATGACTTTCCCGACTCCTTCGGCACCGAGATCGGCGCCGAGCTGGTGGCCCGCCTGGGCCGCGAGGGCGGCGTGGGCATGATCAAGATGGAGGAGCCGCCCGTCGGCCAGAAGATCTCGCGCATCCTCGAGCTGGCCCAGGGCAGCATGAAGGTGTTCGGCGGCCTGGGTGGTGTCTATTTTCTGGAAGAGCTGCAACGCGGCGCGGTGGGCACGATGACGGGTTTCGCCTTCCCCGAGATCCTGGTGCGCATCTACCAGCACCATGCCGCCGGCAACCATGCCGCCGCCGCCGCGACGTTCGACCGCTATTGCCCGCTGATCCGCTACGAGTTCCAACCCAAGATGGGCCTGGCGCTGCGCAAGACGACCTACATGCGCCGTGGCGTGATCGCTTGCGACGCCATCCGCTCGCCGGGCATGCGCATGGACCCGATCACCGCGCGTGAACTCGAGGCCACCGTGCAACGCGTCGGCCTTTCGCTCGACCAGCGCAGCCCCTTTGTCATCGCCTGA
- a CDS encoding LysR family transcriptional regulator: protein MSLNLRQIEVFRAVMITGSISGASQLLFVSQPAVSRLLSHTESRVGFALFERIKGRLYATPEAKKLFREVEHVYAGVQRVNELARELGEHREGILNVVSSPSVGQMVIPQAMAAFRHTHPQVKLGFQYLGFAPLVERLLNHQADLGVTILPVEHPNLESTPLGSGRLVCICPYNHPLSRRATLTAADLLAYPLIAYDRGSPFGVLVTGLFEAAGESYRTAIEVGSPQNACALVQAGAGIALVDEFSVRSWPASQLVVRPLLDAPRLQANLVHSRFEPLSQMAQTFVGVLRQLMQSEGFQPAPDPAPATGG, encoded by the coding sequence ATGTCCTTGAATCTGCGCCAGATCGAAGTGTTTCGTGCCGTGATGATCACCGGCTCCATCAGCGGCGCCTCGCAGCTGCTGTTCGTCTCCCAGCCGGCCGTGAGCCGGCTGTTGTCGCACACCGAGTCGCGGGTCGGCTTTGCCCTGTTCGAGCGCATCAAGGGTCGGCTCTACGCCACCCCCGAGGCCAAGAAACTGTTCCGCGAGGTGGAGCACGTCTACGCCGGTGTGCAGCGCGTCAACGAATTGGCGCGCGAACTGGGTGAACACCGTGAGGGCATCCTGAACGTGGTGTCCAGTCCCAGCGTGGGCCAGATGGTGATTCCGCAAGCCATGGCCGCGTTTCGCCATACCCATCCGCAGGTCAAGCTGGGTTTCCAGTACCTGGGTTTTGCGCCGCTGGTGGAGCGGCTGCTCAACCACCAGGCCGACCTGGGCGTGACGATCCTGCCGGTGGAGCATCCGAACCTCGAATCCACCCCGCTGGGCAGCGGTCGCCTGGTGTGCATCTGCCCCTACAACCATCCGCTGTCGCGCCGGGCCACGCTCACGGCCGCGGATCTGCTGGCCTACCCGTTGATCGCCTACGACCGCGGCTCGCCTTTCGGCGTGCTGGTGACCGGGCTGTTCGAGGCGGCCGGCGAGAGCTACCGCACCGCCATCGAAGTCGGCTCGCCGCAGAACGCCTGCGCGCTGGTGCAGGCGGGTGCCGGCATTGCGCTGGTCGACGAGTTTTCCGTGCGCAGCTGGCCGGCCAGCCAACTGGTGGTGCGGCCACTGCTGGATGCGCCCCGTCTGCAGGCCAACCTGGTGCACTCGCGCTTCGAGCCGCTGTCGCAAATGGCCCAGACGTTTGTCGGCGTGCTGCGCCAGCTCATGCAAAGCGAGGGATTCCAGCCGGCGCCCGACCCTGCGCCGGCAACGGGTGGTTAA
- a CDS encoding aspartate/glutamate racemase family protein has protein sequence MTLSDGPPGVQSQLDVDTAALSVYRFAQAHRGRASAFVVACFSDPGLAALRESAGVPVLGISESAVLTALTMGQTFGVIAILPGSIPRHLRNWSAMGVASRCAGEVAIGRDVSALADRPATLAAMCDAGRRLRDERGAQVLVMGCAGMAPFREPLQQATGLPVVEPTQAATAMALGRVQLGW, from the coding sequence GTGACCTTGTCCGACGGCCCGCCCGGTGTGCAAAGCCAGCTCGATGTCGACACGGCAGCGTTGTCGGTCTACCGCTTCGCCCAGGCCCACCGGGGCCGGGCCAGCGCCTTCGTGGTGGCCTGCTTCAGCGATCCCGGCCTGGCTGCACTGCGCGAGAGTGCCGGTGTGCCGGTGCTGGGCATCAGCGAAAGTGCGGTACTGACGGCGCTGACGATGGGCCAGACCTTTGGCGTGATCGCGATCCTGCCAGGCTCGATTCCGCGCCACCTGCGCAACTGGAGCGCCATGGGCGTGGCCAGCCGATGCGCGGGCGAAGTGGCCATCGGGCGGGACGTCTCCGCGCTGGCCGACCGCCCCGCCACGCTCGCGGCCATGTGCGATGCCGGCCGCCGCCTGCGCGACGAACGTGGGGCGCAGGTGCTGGTGATGGGTTGCGCCGGCATGGCGCCTTTCCGCGAACCGCTGCAGCAAGCCACCGGGCTGCCTGTGGTGGAGCCGACGCAGGCGGCCACCGCCATGGCCCTCGGCCGCGTGCAGCTCGGCTGGTGA
- a CDS encoding FAD-binding oxidoreductase, with the protein MTTPPTTPPAAAAHPDLLQRLHATVGDAGLVLDAEAQAPYLQDWLGKWHGRTPVVVRPSSTEQTAAVMAICHETHTPVVTQGGNTGMSGGATPDGSGAQVVLSMVRMNAIRHVDPMNNSLTVEAGVLLANVHAAAAEIDRFFPLSLGSEGSCTVGGNLATNAGGIAVLRYGNTRDLVLGIEAVLPDGRIWNGLRALRKDNTGYDLRHLFIGSEGTLGVITAAVLKLYPRPVARATAWIGAASLEALVALLARLRSHCGERLVAFEMMSQASLDLVLAHVTATRAPLAGQHAFHALVELADTRADGLAELLEEGLGAALEDGLVQDVAVCTNASQATAFWKLREGISQAQVRAGKAIKHDIALPISAIAGFVAQADAALQALQPDVRIVNFGHLGDGNLHYNVLQPADTPYAEMTEKTALLNRTVHDLVHAIGGSISAEHGIGQLRRDELPLYKPALEFELMMRIKQALDPNQIMNPGKLL; encoded by the coding sequence ATGACCACACCCCCTACGACACCTCCCGCTGCCGCGGCACATCCTGATCTGCTGCAACGCCTGCACGCCACCGTGGGCGACGCCGGCCTGGTGCTCGATGCCGAAGCACAAGCGCCCTACCTGCAGGACTGGCTCGGCAAATGGCATGGCCGCACACCGGTGGTGGTCCGCCCGTCAAGCACCGAGCAGACCGCCGCCGTCATGGCCATCTGCCACGAAACCCACACCCCGGTGGTGACCCAAGGCGGCAACACGGGCATGAGCGGCGGCGCCACACCGGACGGCAGCGGCGCCCAGGTGGTGCTGAGCATGGTGCGCATGAATGCCATCCGCCACGTGGACCCGATGAACAACAGCCTGACGGTGGAGGCCGGTGTGCTGCTGGCCAACGTGCATGCGGCGGCCGCGGAGATCGACCGTTTCTTCCCGCTGAGCCTGGGTTCCGAAGGCAGTTGCACCGTTGGTGGCAACCTGGCCACCAACGCGGGCGGTATCGCCGTGCTGCGTTATGGCAACACGCGTGACCTGGTGTTGGGCATCGAAGCCGTGTTGCCCGATGGCCGCATCTGGAATGGCCTGCGCGCGCTGCGCAAGGACAACACCGGCTACGACCTGCGCCACCTGTTCATCGGCTCCGAGGGCACGCTGGGCGTGATCACCGCGGCCGTGCTCAAGCTCTACCCGCGCCCGGTGGCACGCGCCACCGCATGGATCGGCGCGGCAAGCCTCGAGGCCCTGGTGGCCCTGCTGGCCCGGCTTCGCTCGCATTGCGGCGAACGGCTGGTGGCGTTCGAGATGATGTCGCAGGCCTCGCTCGACCTGGTTCTGGCGCACGTGACCGCCACCCGCGCGCCCCTGGCCGGCCAGCATGCCTTCCACGCGCTGGTCGAGCTGGCCGACACCCGCGCGGACGGCCTGGCCGAACTGCTGGAAGAAGGCTTGGGCGCGGCATTGGAAGACGGACTGGTGCAGGACGTCGCGGTGTGCACCAACGCCAGCCAGGCTACCGCGTTCTGGAAACTGCGCGAAGGCATTTCACAGGCCCAGGTGCGCGCAGGCAAGGCCATCAAACACGACATCGCCCTGCCCATCTCGGCCATTGCCGGTTTTGTGGCGCAGGCCGATGCAGCACTGCAGGCGCTGCAGCCGGACGTGCGCATCGTCAACTTCGGCCACCTGGGCGATGGCAACCTGCATTACAACGTGCTGCAGCCGGCCGACACCCCCTACGCCGAAATGACCGAGAAAACGGCGCTGCTGAACCGGACCGTGCACGACCTGGTGCATGCCATCGGCGGCAGCATCAGCGCCGAACACGGCATCGGCCAATTGCGCCGCGACGAACTGCCGCTCTACAAGCCGGCGCTCGAATTCGAACTGATGATGCGCATCAAGCAGGCACTCGATCCCAACCAGATCATGAACCCGGGGAAACTGCTGTAG
- a CDS encoding phospholipase D-like domain-containing protein, whose translation MNSWTKRRFTFRSVLLIVLATVIAAVLVSNFKGGEKKIERQVARVYGIEDPRFLHELGVLLGPPFQPGNRATTLVNGDAIFPPMLTAIQEAKATITFETYIYWAGDIGRAFADALAERARAGVKVHVLLDWVGSAKMDDALLEEMRAAGVQIQKFHPPHWSHLGRLNNRTHRKLLVVDGRIGFTGGVGIAPEWTGHAQDPAHWRDTHFEVRGPVVAQLQAVFMDNWIKATGHVLQGEPYFPMLDKAGDAQAQMFSSSPSGGSDSMQLMYLLAITAANRSIDLSAAYFVPDELTRHALLAAMQRGVRLRIVVPGEHIDSDSVRSASRAQWGELLQAGATIAEYAPTMFHCKVLVVDNLFVSVGSTNFDNRSFRLNDEATLNIVDNAFAAEQTRIFEADLARSKPVSFAQWADRPLKEKLAEKFASVIASQL comes from the coding sequence ATGAATTCGTGGACAAAACGTCGCTTTACCTTCAGGAGCGTGCTGCTCATCGTGCTGGCCACGGTGATCGCCGCCGTGCTCGTCTCCAATTTCAAGGGCGGCGAAAAGAAGATCGAGCGCCAGGTGGCGCGCGTGTACGGCATCGAAGACCCGCGTTTCCTGCACGAACTGGGTGTGCTGCTCGGCCCGCCCTTTCAGCCCGGCAACCGGGCCACGACGCTGGTCAACGGCGATGCCATCTTTCCGCCGATGCTGACGGCCATCCAGGAAGCCAAGGCCACCATCACCTTCGAGACCTACATCTACTGGGCGGGCGACATCGGCCGCGCTTTCGCCGACGCACTGGCCGAGCGCGCGCGTGCGGGCGTCAAGGTGCACGTGCTGCTCGACTGGGTGGGCAGCGCGAAGATGGATGACGCGCTGCTCGAGGAGATGCGCGCGGCCGGCGTGCAGATCCAGAAGTTCCACCCGCCGCACTGGTCCCACCTGGGCCGGCTCAACAATCGCACGCACCGCAAGCTGCTGGTGGTGGACGGCCGCATCGGCTTCACCGGCGGCGTGGGCATCGCGCCCGAATGGACCGGCCACGCGCAGGACCCGGCGCATTGGCGCGACACCCACTTCGAGGTGCGCGGCCCGGTGGTCGCGCAGTTGCAGGCCGTGTTCATGGACAACTGGATCAAGGCCACCGGCCACGTGCTGCAGGGCGAGCCCTACTTTCCCATGCTCGACAAGGCGGGCGACGCGCAGGCGCAGATGTTCAGCAGCTCGCCCTCGGGCGGCAGCGACAGCATGCAGCTCATGTACCTGCTGGCCATCACCGCCGCGAACAGGAGCATCGACCTCTCGGCCGCCTACTTCGTGCCCGACGAGCTCACCCGGCACGCACTGCTCGCCGCGATGCAACGCGGCGTGCGCCTGCGCATCGTCGTGCCCGGCGAACACATCGACAGCGACAGCGTGCGCAGCGCCTCGCGCGCGCAATGGGGAGAACTGCTGCAGGCTGGCGCGACCATCGCCGAATACGCACCGACCATGTTCCACTGCAAGGTGCTGGTGGTCGACAATCTGTTCGTCTCGGTGGGCTCCACGAACTTCGACAACCGTTCGTTCCGCCTCAACGACGAAGCCACGCTGAACATCGTCGACAACGCATTTGCCGCGGAGCAGACGCGGATTTTCGAGGCCGACCTGGCCAGGTCCAAGCCCGTCTCCTTCGCCCAGTGGGCCGATCGGCCGTTGAAGGAAAAGCTCGCGGAAAAGTTCGCCTCGGTGATCGCTTCGCAGCTTTGA
- a CDS encoding acyltransferase family protein, with the protein MMHHPKYRADIDGLRAIGVLSVVGFHAFPNWIRGGYIGVDIFFVISGFLISTIIMGTLERDRFSYADFYGRRIRRIFPALVLVLGCSLLLGWCSLLADEFQQLGKHAAGGAMFIANFVLWNEAGYFDTSAEFKPLLHLWSLAIEEQFYIFWPILLGLVWRKKWSFLIVTSVVAVVSFAINLVTVPSNPVAAFYSPLSRFWELMIGGILAYLLLHRPRMLDRFSNAQSALGMALLALGFATLTKDSPFPGWRALMPTLGAFLLISAGPAAWVNRAVLASRPMVWFGLISYPLYLWHWPALSFARIVAGGTPSATVRVGAVTFSVVAAYLTYRLIEVRFRNNQRLRLKNMGLVAVAMAILASGLVVLMSQGLPDRAIAARNANKRSPSLVFQAAIPVGVVPCSGNNAIPEMLQPHCRQYVVRAGAPTVLLWGDSSSGAWSHMFYQLAERHDFNVVLFSHPSCPPLLGVRKSFHHHPQSNRYCSDARLGQVVLQSITALQPQAVVLMGAWVGYSHYRDENAATNEYITTDPSADADRTSSITAIRNQLPLTIEALDDVTNVLVFNSWPSLLTLPNYQVDRLPFIRSNASMPLKPAAQHAEESAVVHETLARVMTSGRTRHTRVFDPAAKICATVCAMSFRDVGLYEDTYHITPYGSMLFGEDVWALLGPMLGRS; encoded by the coding sequence ATGATGCACCACCCGAAATACCGAGCCGATATCGACGGCCTACGTGCGATCGGCGTGTTGTCCGTGGTGGGATTCCATGCTTTTCCGAATTGGATCAGGGGCGGCTACATCGGGGTCGACATATTCTTCGTGATCTCGGGCTTCCTGATCAGCACCATCATCATGGGGACGCTGGAACGCGACCGTTTCAGCTATGCCGATTTCTATGGCCGCCGCATTCGCAGGATCTTTCCAGCCTTGGTGCTGGTGCTGGGCTGTAGCTTGCTGCTGGGCTGGTGCAGCCTGCTGGCCGACGAGTTCCAGCAGCTGGGCAAACACGCGGCAGGTGGCGCCATGTTCATCGCCAACTTCGTGTTGTGGAATGAGGCGGGCTACTTCGATACGTCCGCCGAATTCAAGCCGCTGCTGCACTTGTGGAGTCTGGCGATCGAGGAGCAGTTCTATATTTTCTGGCCAATCCTGCTGGGTCTGGTCTGGCGCAAGAAATGGAGCTTCCTGATCGTCACAAGCGTCGTTGCGGTGGTCTCATTCGCCATCAACCTCGTGACGGTACCGTCGAACCCTGTAGCGGCTTTCTATTCCCCGCTCTCGCGCTTCTGGGAATTGATGATCGGCGGAATTCTGGCATATCTGCTGCTGCACCGCCCTCGGATGCTCGACAGATTCTCCAACGCACAGTCCGCCCTGGGCATGGCCTTGCTGGCGCTTGGTTTTGCAACTCTCACCAAGGATTCTCCGTTTCCAGGCTGGCGCGCCTTGATGCCGACACTGGGTGCCTTCCTGCTCATCTCGGCCGGACCGGCTGCTTGGGTGAACAGGGCTGTCCTGGCCAGTCGGCCGATGGTGTGGTTCGGCCTGATCAGCTATCCGCTCTATTTGTGGCATTGGCCAGCACTGAGCTTCGCCCGCATCGTCGCCGGCGGCACGCCCAGCGCCACCGTGCGCGTCGGCGCGGTGACGTTCAGCGTCGTGGCGGCATACCTGACCTACCGGTTGATCGAGGTGCGTTTCCGAAACAACCAGCGTCTGCGCTTGAAGAACATGGGACTGGTAGCCGTTGCGATGGCGATCCTGGCAAGCGGTCTGGTCGTTTTGATGAGCCAGGGCCTGCCCGATCGGGCGATTGCCGCACGCAACGCCAACAAACGCAGCCCGAGTCTCGTGTTCCAGGCGGCGATCCCGGTGGGAGTCGTTCCATGTTCCGGCAACAACGCCATCCCGGAAATGCTGCAGCCCCACTGCCGTCAGTATGTCGTGCGCGCAGGTGCTCCTACGGTGCTCCTATGGGGTGACTCGTCGAGTGGCGCCTGGAGCCATATGTTCTACCAACTTGCCGAACGGCATGACTTCAATGTGGTCCTGTTCAGCCATCCCTCGTGTCCGCCCTTGCTCGGCGTGCGTAAGTCCTTCCACCACCACCCCCAATCCAACCGGTATTGTTCTGACGCACGCCTGGGCCAAGTGGTGCTGCAGTCGATCACCGCCTTGCAGCCTCAAGCGGTGGTGTTGATGGGTGCCTGGGTCGGTTACAGCCACTATCGGGACGAAAACGCCGCCACCAACGAATACATCACCACGGATCCAAGCGCCGACGCCGACCGGACATCGAGCATTACCGCCATCCGCAACCAGTTGCCGCTCACCATCGAGGCGCTGGACGATGTGACCAACGTCCTGGTATTCAACAGTTGGCCGAGCCTGTTGACCTTGCCGAACTACCAGGTCGACCGCCTGCCCTTCATCCGATCGAATGCGTCGATGCCACTCAAGCCAGCCGCGCAACACGCAGAGGAGTCGGCCGTGGTTCACGAAACCCTGGCCCGCGTGATGACCAGCGGGCGCACTCGTCACACACGCGTCTTCGACCCGGCCGCCAAGATATGCGCCACGGTATGCGCAATGTCCTTTCGAGACGTCGGCCTGTATGAGGACACGTACCACATCACGCCGTATGGTTCCATGCTTTTTGGGGAGGATGTGTGGGCCTTGCTGGGGCCCATGCTGGGCCGCAGTTGA
- a CDS encoding low molecular weight protein-tyrosine-phosphatase, giving the protein MRTFSILFVCMGNICRSPTAHGVFLHKVKALGLEDRIRVDSAGTHNYHPDSPPDARSQQHASRRGYDLSALRARQIIDADFEAHDLILVMDWDNLALAQDQSDPRHHTKIRRLTEFCERHDSPVVPDPYYGGERGFEHVLDLVEDACDGLLKQVRQRLDPLP; this is encoded by the coding sequence ATGAGAACTTTTTCCATTCTCTTCGTCTGCATGGGCAACATCTGCCGCAGCCCCACCGCCCATGGCGTGTTCCTGCACAAGGTGAAGGCCCTCGGCCTGGAAGATCGCATCCGCGTGGACTCGGCCGGCACGCACAACTACCACCCCGACAGCCCGCCGGACGCGCGCTCGCAGCAACATGCCAGCCGCCGCGGCTACGACCTGTCCGCGCTGCGCGCGCGGCAGATCATCGATGCGGACTTCGAGGCGCATGATTTGATCCTGGTCATGGACTGGGACAACCTGGCCCTGGCGCAGGACCAGAGCGATCCGCGCCACCACACCAAGATCCGCCGCCTCACCGAGTTCTGCGAGCGCCACGACAGCCCGGTGGTGCCCGACCCGTACTACGGCGGCGAGCGCGGCTTCGAGCACGTGCTGGACCTGGTCGAGGATGCGTGCGACGGCCTGCTGAAGCAGGTACGGCAGCGGCTCGATCCTCTGCCTTGA
- a CDS encoding LysR substrate-binding domain-containing protein, with amino-acid sequence MTSHLELRQLRYFVAVAEELNFRRAADRLAITQPPLSRQVRALEDDLGVQLLQRDRTGVALTASGAAFLAKARDLLERAEQLVSQTRRGAPKGEEVRIGITTVVDAALFTWLAPALRQRVPGLALTQKRQISQQSVADLRRGLLDLAIIGLPSLTGGLAVEVLAVDPLVAALPAQHPLARRKRIALAELNDDALFWFARSLNPAYFDHFGTVFRQLGFDPPRLQEPADHHVLLGLIAAGQGIALIPSSLKTIAREGVVYKPLKEQSVLRIEIAVAYPREGLSSHAELVLQALRDHHGLGLPKAG; translated from the coding sequence ATGACCAGCCATCTCGAACTGCGCCAGCTCCGCTATTTCGTTGCCGTCGCCGAAGAACTGAATTTCCGGCGCGCCGCGGACCGCCTGGCCATCACGCAGCCGCCGCTGAGCCGGCAGGTCCGCGCGCTGGAGGATGACCTGGGCGTGCAACTGCTGCAGCGCGACCGCACGGGTGTGGCGCTCACCGCCAGCGGCGCGGCCTTCCTGGCGAAGGCGCGTGATCTGCTGGAGCGCGCCGAGCAACTGGTGAGCCAGACCCGGCGCGGCGCACCAAAGGGCGAGGAGGTGCGCATCGGCATCACCACCGTGGTAGATGCGGCGCTGTTCACCTGGCTCGCGCCGGCGTTGCGCCAGCGTGTGCCGGGCCTGGCGCTCACGCAGAAGCGGCAGATTTCGCAGCAGTCGGTGGCCGACCTGCGCCGCGGCTTGCTGGACCTGGCGATCATCGGCCTGCCTTCGCTGACCGGCGGGCTGGCGGTGGAAGTGTTGGCCGTCGATCCGCTGGTGGCGGCGCTGCCTGCACAGCACCCGCTCGCGCGGCGCAAACGCATTGCGCTGGCCGAGTTGAACGACGATGCGCTGTTCTGGTTTGCGCGTTCGCTGAATCCGGCCTACTTCGACCACTTCGGCACCGTGTTCCGGCAACTGGGTTTCGATCCGCCACGGCTTCAGGAACCGGCCGACCACCATGTGCTGCTCGGGCTGATCGCCGCCGGCCAGGGCATCGCGCTGATCCCTTCTTCGCTGAAGACGATCGCGCGCGAGGGCGTGGTCTACAAGCCGCTGAAAGAGCAGTCCGTCCTGCGCATCGAGATCGCTGTGGCCTATCCGCGCGAAGGTCTGTCTTCGCATGCGGAGCTCGTGCTGCAGGCCTTGCGCGACCACCATGGGCTGGGTTTGCCGAAAGCCGGTTGA
- a CDS encoding carboxymuconolactone decarboxylase family protein, whose amino-acid sequence MTSSSVSSHVSSPAPSSPRYAAGLAQLARIEGRSPPSLETALADIAPDLARFAIEFAYGDIYARPQLDLAQRQLATSGALAALGNASPQLKFHLAGALQVGCTAEELVELATHMAVYAGFPAAVNTALVLKELFAEKGIALPPKPDAQALEGSRYARGWAGLQAIDGHAGERVIAALGEVAPDLGRYIVEFAFGDVYARPGLSVLSRELVTVAALTALGTAPAQLKVHMHGFMNVGGKREQLVEIVTHTAVYAGFPAAINAALVAKETMAERNLG is encoded by the coding sequence GTGACCTCTTCCTCCGTTTCTTCACACGTTTCTTCGCCCGCCCCTTCCTCCCCCCGCTACGCCGCCGGCCTCGCGCAGCTCGCCCGCATCGAAGGCCGAAGCCCGCCGTCGCTGGAGACCGCGCTGGCCGACATTGCGCCGGACCTCGCGCGGTTCGCCATCGAGTTCGCGTACGGGGACATCTACGCGCGGCCGCAGCTCGACCTGGCCCAGCGCCAATTGGCCACCTCGGGTGCGCTCGCGGCGCTCGGCAATGCCAGCCCGCAGTTGAAGTTCCATCTCGCGGGCGCGCTGCAGGTGGGCTGTACCGCCGAAGAACTCGTCGAGCTCGCGACCCACATGGCGGTGTACGCGGGTTTCCCGGCGGCGGTCAACACCGCACTGGTGCTGAAGGAGCTGTTCGCGGAGAAAGGCATCGCCCTGCCGCCGAAGCCTGACGCGCAGGCCTTGGAAGGGTCACGCTACGCGCGCGGCTGGGCCGGCCTGCAGGCCATCGACGGCCACGCCGGCGAACGCGTCATTGCCGCGCTCGGCGAGGTGGCGCCGGATCTTGGCCGCTACATCGTCGAGTTTGCGTTCGGCGACGTCTACGCGCGCCCGGGCCTGAGCGTGCTATCGCGTGAACTCGTCACCGTGGCGGCCCTCACCGCGCTCGGCACCGCCCCGGCGCAACTCAAGGTGCACATGCACGGCTTCATGAACGTGGGCGGCAAGCGGGAGCAGTTGGTGGAAATCGTCACCCATACCGCCGTCTACGCGGGCTTTCCGGCCGCCATCAACGCCGCCCTTGTCGCGAAGGAAACGATGGCCGAGCGAAACCTGGGTTGA